One window of the Runella slithyformis DSM 19594 genome contains the following:
- a CDS encoding DNA topoisomerase IV subunit B encodes MAEEVKYDESSIRSLDWKEHIRLRPGMYIGKLGDGSAADDGIYVLVKEIIDNSIDEHTMGHGKTIEIKIMEHRVEVRDYGRGIPLGKLVDCVSKINTGGKYDSGAFQKSVGLNGVGTKAVNALSNYFKVQSFREGKTRWVEFRKGEILVESEEETTTQRNGTYMIFEPDNTIFKHYHYIPQFLENLIWNYCYLNAGLTINFNGQKFISQNGLLDLLRNKTDEDAIRYPIIHLKGGDIEIALTHGNQYGEEYYSFVNGQYTTQGGTHLAAFRQSLVDTVREHFNKDYAVEDVRASIIAAVSVRVQEPVFESQTKTKLGSNNISPDPNSPTIRTFVNDFLKAKLDNFLHMNPSVREAMKKRIEQSERERKELAGIKKLANERAKKANLHNKKLRDCRNHLPDAKSEDRYETTLFITEGDSASGSITKSRNVQTQAVFSLRGKPLNCFGMTKKVVYENEEFNLLQHALDIEDGLENLRYNRIVIATDADVDGMHIRLLMLTFFLQFFPDLVRNGHVYILQTPLFRVRNPRNHKETIYCYSDDERLKAIKKLGGGKKVEITRFKGLGEISPDEFGRFIGESMRIEPVILDKEATIPKLLSYYMGKNTPDRQRFIIDNLRIEKDIVEEEVIAAVAAA; translated from the coding sequence ATGGCAGAAGAAGTAAAATACGACGAAAGCAGTATTCGATCTCTTGATTGGAAAGAGCATATTCGACTCCGTCCGGGAATGTATATCGGAAAACTTGGCGATGGCTCAGCAGCGGATGATGGGATATATGTATTAGTAAAAGAAATCATTGACAATTCTATTGACGAGCATACCATGGGTCATGGGAAGACAATAGAAATAAAGATCATGGAACACCGCGTTGAAGTTCGTGACTATGGTCGGGGAATTCCTTTGGGGAAATTGGTCGATTGCGTTTCAAAGATCAATACCGGCGGAAAATACGATTCCGGAGCTTTCCAAAAATCAGTCGGACTCAATGGCGTAGGGACCAAAGCGGTAAACGCCCTGTCCAATTACTTTAAAGTTCAATCGTTTCGAGAAGGTAAAACCCGTTGGGTAGAATTCCGTAAGGGAGAGATTCTGGTGGAATCGGAGGAGGAAACCACCACCCAACGTAACGGTACATACATGATCTTTGAGCCGGATAATACGATCTTCAAACACTACCACTATATCCCTCAATTTTTAGAAAACCTGATTTGGAACTATTGCTATTTGAATGCCGGGTTAACCATTAATTTCAATGGGCAAAAGTTTATTTCTCAAAACGGCTTGCTGGATCTTTTACGGAACAAAACCGATGAAGATGCCATCCGGTACCCTATCATCCATCTCAAAGGCGGTGATATTGAGATTGCCCTTACGCACGGCAACCAATACGGTGAGGAATATTATTCTTTTGTCAATGGCCAATATACCACACAGGGAGGCACCCACTTAGCAGCCTTCCGGCAGTCGTTGGTCGATACCGTTCGCGAGCACTTTAACAAAGATTACGCCGTTGAAGATGTGCGTGCCTCCATCATTGCGGCCGTCAGTGTGCGGGTACAGGAACCGGTCTTTGAATCACAGACCAAGACCAAACTGGGCTCCAATAACATTTCTCCCGATCCCAACAGTCCGACCATTCGTACGTTTGTCAACGACTTCCTGAAGGCAAAGCTGGACAATTTCCTTCACATGAACCCCTCCGTGCGGGAAGCCATGAAGAAACGTATTGAGCAGTCAGAGCGTGAAAGGAAAGAATTGGCAGGAATCAAAAAATTGGCCAATGAACGCGCCAAAAAAGCCAACCTGCACAACAAAAAACTGCGCGATTGTCGCAACCACCTGCCGGATGCAAAATCAGAAGACCGTTACGAAACCACTCTTTTTATTACCGAAGGGGATTCTGCCAGCGGCTCCATTACCAAATCCCGCAATGTACAAACCCAAGCGGTCTTCAGTTTACGCGGGAAGCCGCTCAACTGTTTTGGCATGACCAAAAAAGTGGTGTACGAAAATGAAGAATTTAATCTTCTCCAACACGCACTTGACATTGAAGATGGGCTGGAAAATCTGCGTTATAATCGCATCGTCATTGCCACCGACGCCGATGTCGACGGTATGCACATTCGTTTGCTGATGCTGACGTTCTTCCTGCAATTTTTCCCCGATCTGGTGCGGAACGGACACGTGTATATTTTGCAAACACCTTTGTTCAGGGTACGTAATCCCCGCAATCATAAGGAAACCATTTATTGCTACAGCGACGACGAACGGCTGAAAGCCATCAAAAAATTGGGGGGTGGAAAAAAGGTGGAAATCACTCGATTTAAAGGTTTGGGAGAGATTTCTCCGGATGAATTTGGCCGTTTTATTGGTGAGAGTATGCGTATTGAGCCCGTCATTTTGGACAAAGAGGCAACGATTCCCAAATTATTGAGCTATTATATGGGCAAAAACACACCTGACCGTCAACGCTTTATCATTGATAACCTGCGTATCGAAAAAGATATTGTAGAAGAAGAGGTAATAGCGGCCGTAGCGGCGGCTTAA
- a CDS encoding ABC transporter permease → MVHINEVIIEAGHGAKNYWKDLWKNRELLWILARRDLSVRYKQTAIGAAWAVIRPLATMAVMVFVFEMVGKFEGDAGVPYSLMVLAGITIWTFFANTFTQISHSILLNSNLVTKTYFPRLIMPLSSVLVGFIDFAVSLGLYIIIALWKSHLPGIEILFLPLFVLLALLTSLSFGLFFSVLNVRFRDIAQLIPFLVQIGFYACPIAYSASLVEASKDAWWYDLYYLNPMVSIINGFKWSLLGDGSFFMVSSLYSTIGVIAVMLLISVYYFRKEENSFVDYI, encoded by the coding sequence ATGGTGCATATAAACGAGGTAATTATTGAGGCCGGGCACGGCGCAAAGAATTATTGGAAAGATCTATGGAAAAATCGCGAATTGCTGTGGATTCTTGCAAGGCGTGATTTGTCGGTTCGGTATAAGCAAACAGCTATCGGAGCGGCATGGGCCGTTATACGCCCGTTAGCTACGATGGCTGTTATGGTTTTTGTGTTTGAAATGGTGGGAAAATTTGAAGGAGATGCGGGGGTACCTTATTCATTAATGGTTTTGGCCGGCATTACGATCTGGACGTTTTTTGCCAATACCTTTACGCAAATCAGCCACAGTATTCTGCTTAATTCCAATTTGGTGACCAAGACTTATTTCCCTCGGCTTATCATGCCGTTGAGTTCCGTTTTGGTTGGTTTTATCGACTTTGCTGTTTCACTCGGCCTGTACATTATTATTGCTCTTTGGAAAAGTCATTTGCCGGGCATTGAAATTCTTTTTCTTCCGCTGTTTGTGCTATTGGCTTTATTGACCTCATTATCATTTGGGTTATTTTTCTCAGTATTGAATGTCCGCTTCCGCGACATCGCTCAGTTGATTCCGTTTCTGGTACAAATTGGTTTCTATGCCTGCCCGATTGCGTACAGTGCTTCATTGGTAGAAGCAAGCAAAGATGCCTGGTGGTACGATTTATATTATCTCAATCCAATGGTGAGTATTATCAATGGATTTAAATGGTCTTTATTGGGAGATGGATCCTTCTTTATGGTAAGCAGTCTATACAGCACAATAGGTGTTATAGCCGTAATGTTGTTGATTTCCGTTTACTATTTTCGTAAGGAAGAAAATTCATTTGTTGACTACATTTGA
- a CDS encoding polysaccharide biosynthesis/export family protein — protein sequence MKNFFGSFSVSSVQRAISHVCLIFFVTISLLKAQTPAGAGAGSTGSGSTGAPAQGQPTAPSAAGQPVRAGNQTTVPTTPQNVEKRTDIKKSADPKAVLTQDEKAKEIKDEKATPEDAEEAYRQAELAKIRRKIFGNQLFNNSKIDFAPSENIATPRDYTIGPGDELTAYIYGYSQSQIEMVVNSDGFAFIKPVGTVQLSGRTIEQAQKELITRLAPYYNNLGAPGSGASTYLQIRLSRIRTIRVTVLGEVVTPGTYNVSSLSSALNALYLTGGPNELGSFRQIQVVRRNKVIATLDLYELLMNGTLNSDIRLQDNDVIQVGVYAKRVELKGNVKRPGLYELLPNETMDKVLTYAGGFTDNAYTERVKVLGLTTKERRIIDVRTGDYNKYVPNNGDEITAEMLLPRFENMVTITGPVFRPGQYSLDQNKTLLQLLKSAEGLTGEAFTGRINVIRTREDLAVENISINLIDMMAGKTDDLILQREDQVIIPSKFELREGAFIKVIGEVNNGPEVNLDFTSNLTIEDAIIRAGGFKESAANSQIEVVRRKRDVNVKSVSAQIAEIFTFDVNRDLTIDGNDTRFVLEPYDEILVRVASNYQPQTFVTIQGEVVNPGIHGIKNKDEKLSDILVRAGGLTAHAYVNGATLLRKVTLSDEELEQRNKAVAEISDDAKKGQFVGAGIDRDKQEAIGIDLGRILKNPGGREDIILQDGDIIDIPKRLETVRLQGELLFPTTVKYKSGSSFMDYVSQGGGFTRMSLKRKSYVIYPNGSVDRTRKFMFFNIYPKVEPGSEIHIPQRTQSDLLEAQRALQSVIGISSTLMTLITTVLAFRVLGNQ from the coding sequence ATGAAGAATTTTTTTGGAAGTTTCTCAGTTTCAAGTGTCCAACGCGCCATTTCGCACGTCTGCCTGATATTTTTTGTCACCATTAGCCTATTGAAAGCTCAAACACCTGCCGGAGCCGGGGCGGGTTCAACAGGCTCGGGCTCAACAGGAGCTCCTGCTCAAGGTCAACCTACAGCCCCTTCTGCTGCGGGCCAGCCTGTCCGGGCAGGAAATCAAACAACTGTGCCAACCACTCCACAAAATGTAGAAAAAAGGACTGACATTAAAAAATCTGCCGATCCTAAAGCTGTATTGACTCAGGATGAGAAAGCGAAGGAAATAAAAGATGAAAAAGCAACTCCGGAAGATGCAGAAGAAGCGTACCGTCAGGCTGAGCTGGCAAAAATACGTCGCAAGATTTTTGGGAATCAACTTTTTAATAATTCAAAAATAGATTTTGCACCTTCTGAAAATATCGCTACTCCCCGTGATTATACCATTGGGCCGGGAGACGAGCTGACGGCATATATTTATGGGTACTCTCAATCTCAGATTGAGATGGTTGTCAATTCGGATGGATTTGCGTTTATAAAACCTGTTGGAACAGTTCAGCTGAGCGGGCGCACCATTGAGCAGGCTCAAAAAGAACTGATTACGCGATTGGCACCGTATTACAATAATCTGGGCGCACCCGGCAGCGGGGCAAGTACCTACCTCCAAATTCGTTTAAGCCGTATCCGTACTATCCGTGTCACCGTACTTGGAGAAGTAGTTACGCCGGGTACGTACAATGTGTCCTCGCTTTCTTCGGCCCTGAATGCGCTGTATTTAACGGGCGGTCCAAACGAGTTAGGTTCATTTCGTCAAATTCAGGTAGTTCGCAGGAACAAAGTCATTGCGACGCTTGACTTGTACGAATTATTAATGAACGGTACGCTCAACAGCGATATTCGCCTTCAGGATAATGATGTCATTCAGGTAGGCGTATATGCCAAACGAGTGGAGCTCAAAGGAAATGTAAAACGTCCGGGTCTCTATGAATTATTGCCTAATGAGACCATGGATAAAGTATTGACCTATGCCGGAGGTTTTACAGATAATGCGTATACCGAGCGTGTGAAAGTACTTGGGCTTACTACAAAAGAGCGTCGTATCATAGATGTCCGCACCGGAGACTACAACAAATATGTGCCCAATAACGGAGACGAAATTACCGCAGAAATGCTGCTTCCCCGTTTTGAAAACATGGTTACGATCACTGGGCCGGTATTTCGTCCGGGACAATATTCATTAGATCAAAATAAAACCTTGCTTCAATTGCTGAAAAGCGCGGAAGGTCTGACAGGAGAAGCATTTACAGGCCGTATCAACGTAATCCGTACTCGTGAAGACTTAGCGGTAGAAAATATCTCCATCAATCTGATCGACATGATGGCCGGGAAGACAGATGATCTGATTTTGCAGCGAGAGGATCAGGTCATTATTCCGTCGAAGTTTGAATTGCGCGAAGGGGCTTTTATTAAAGTAATTGGAGAAGTAAACAATGGCCCGGAGGTGAATCTGGACTTTACTTCCAATTTGACCATAGAAGATGCAATCATCAGAGCCGGAGGATTCAAGGAGTCGGCTGCTAATTCTCAAATAGAGGTTGTGCGTCGTAAACGTGATGTGAACGTAAAATCCGTTTCGGCCCAAATTGCTGAAATATTCACCTTTGATGTAAACCGTGATTTGACCATTGATGGCAATGACACCCGTTTTGTATTGGAACCTTATGATGAGATATTGGTAAGAGTTGCCTCTAATTATCAGCCTCAAACGTTTGTTACGATTCAGGGCGAAGTCGTAAATCCCGGAATACACGGAATCAAAAATAAAGATGAAAAGCTATCGGATATATTGGTCCGTGCCGGTGGTTTGACGGCTCACGCCTATGTAAACGGTGCAACATTATTACGGAAAGTAACGCTTTCGGATGAAGAATTGGAACAACGTAACAAAGCGGTAGCTGAAATTTCGGATGATGCTAAAAAAGGACAGTTTGTAGGTGCCGGCATTGATAGAGATAAGCAGGAAGCTATCGGCATCGACTTAGGTCGTATTTTGAAAAACCCCGGCGGACGCGAAGATATTATTTTACAGGATGGAGATATTATAGATATTCCCAAACGATTGGAGACGGTTCGTTTACAGGGCGAATTATTGTTTCCAACAACCGTTAAATACAAAAGCGGCAGTTCATTCATGGACTATGTGTCGCAGGGAGGTGGCTTTACGAGGATGTCCCTGAAGCGGAAATCATACGTGATCTATCCCAATGGTTCGGTTGACAGAACGCGCAAATTTATGTTCTTTAATATTTACCCTAAAGTAGAACCGGGTTCAGAAATACATATTCCGCAACGCACTCAGTCTGACCTGCTCGAAGCACAACGCGCATTACAATCGGTGATCGGTATTTCTTCTACCTTAATGACCCTGATCACGACGGTACTCGCTTTTAGAGTTTTGGGTAATCAATAA